A window of Littorina saxatilis isolate snail1 linkage group LG7, US_GU_Lsax_2.0, whole genome shotgun sequence contains these coding sequences:
- the LOC138971094 gene encoding homeobox protein DBX1-A-like gives MFPNVLAPSPIYQGVFRAGQLHPHPALSLSHPGHPSLPHHSSASFMVENLLRERSSLLHRPTPTTLSPLGMGSLPPLSRGSPVSPEPTTTTTTSSSGTKTTTPYLKFGVSAILGTDKEQHKPTSSPSIITSSSLAGGCGGAFVSMAHPLPSLAGPLPKACHGPTPGLNCMSCTPRHASVFDAPFPGLLRPHYFNGSPLLPMPNPFTFLSTMRGKPRRGMLRRAVFSDAQRKGLEKMFQRQKYISKPDRKKLATKLGLKDSQVKIWFQNRRMKWRNSKERELLSSGGSREATLPNKGNPNPDLSDVKESEEGHLGMEDEDDDEELDVSNTHNKHERQDSASMQTKWSPAGSPASSHPSSPVSQSHVMLHHPYEHVQHNTSTSDVDSDEEITVS, from the exons ATGTTTCCCAACGTTCTCGCCCCCTCTCCCATCTACCAGGGTGTGTTTCGCGCTGGTCAGCTCCACCCCCACCcggctctctccctctcccaccccGGACACCCGTCTCTCCCCCATCACTCCTCCGCATCTTTCATGGTGGAAAACTTGCTCCGAGAACGATCATCTCTGCTGCATCGCCCCACCCCTACGACCCTGTCGCCCCTGGGGATGGggtctctcccccctctttccCGCGGGTCTCCCGTCTCCCCCGAgccgacgacaacgacgacgacatcCTCATCAGGAACGAAGACGACGACGCCGTACTTGAAGTTCGGAGTCAGCGCCATACTTGGAACTGATAAAGAGCAGCATAAACCCACGTCGTCTCCCAGTATTATCA CATCTTCAAGCTTAGCAGGGGGATGCGGAGGTGCGTTCGTCAGTATGGCCCACCCGCTCCCCTCCCTGGCCGGGCCCCTCCCCAAGGCGTGTCACGGGCCCACCCCCGGGCTCAACTGTATGAGCTGCACCCCCCGTCACGCTTCTGTCTTTGATGCTCCCTTCCCTGGGCTGCTGAGACCACACTACTTTAAtg GTTCCCCGCTGCTGCCGATGCCCAACCCCTTCACGTTCCTTTCCACCATGCGAGGCAAGCCGAGGCGAGGGATGCTGAGGAGGGCGGTGTTCTCGGACGCTCAGCGGAAAGGGCTGGAGAAGATGTTCCAGAGGCAAAAATACATCAGCAAGCCCGACAGGAAGAAACTTGCCACCAAGCTCGGCCTCAAGGACTCACAG GTGAAGATCTGGTTCCAAAACCGTCGCATGAAATGGCGCAACTCCAAAGAGAGAGAACTCCTGTCCAGCGGCGGATCCAGGGAGGCAACTCTTCCCAACAAAGGCAACCCCAACCCTGACCTCAGTGACGTCAAAGAGTCGGAGGAAGGTCACCTGGGCATGGAGGATGAGGATGACGATGAAGAACTCGACGTCAGCAATACTCACAACAAACACGAAAGGCAGGACAGTGCTTCCATGCAAACAAAGTGGTCTCCCGCCGGAAGCCCCGCCTCTAGTCACCCTTCTTCACCTGTCAGtcaaagtcacgtgatgctgcATCATCCGTACGAGCACGTGCAGCACAACACGAGCACGAGTGACGTTGATTCGGACGAGGAGATCACCGTGTCTTGA